The genome window ACTGGCAGTGGAGTTGTACCGGGTAGCAGAAGTGGTGGTGCATCTGGAGCATTACGACTGGCCCTCTTGCCCCGACCCGAAAGACTGGTACCTCCTGGATTTGCTGATAACCTCGGATGCAGATGGGATTGTCACCAAGGACAAACACTTGCTGAGACTGTCCAACAAACTGGGTATTCCTGTCTATGAGCCTCGACAAATAGTAAAGTTTTTTGAAAACTAACACAGCAATAAGTTGGCTGGGACATCCCAGCCAACTTATTGCTGTGTTAGTTAATCACTTGCCAAGCAATCTATTTCTAATCGATGAATTATTAATCCATTCATCAAATATTGAATGTGTCAAATAATTGATATGACTGTTTGAAATCAGTATAAAAAAATTGAATAAAAACCTCGTTAGAATACAGTCAACTAAATGAATACTCATATTACTTCTTGAATCTTTGCCCTTAAAGAATGATAAAACTTCTATATTTTCACTATTTATTGTAAATTGTGTTGTCGAATCTATTCCTTGCTCATATAATTCAATTGTAAAAGATTTATTTTCTATTTCATTATTATTAATTAAATTATTGACTACTTCATCAATCCAATTTAAAATGCTTGGTAATTGCTCTAAAAATATTGGCAAATCTGTGCGAACATCTACTGGCAAAACAATATCTTCATGATTGAAAATAAATTTCACACTCATATTCTCATCTATCCAATGACACAAGTCTATTAATACTGACTGATAGTTATCTAAGTTTAGATCATATTCCGGAATAAAGAGGGTGTCGGTTCTGCTATGGAAAAGCCTATCTGTCTCAAGCCTAATATCTATCATTCTGCATCACTCTCCTGGTATATATGGGTAAGCAGTCTTAATACCTGTTTTGCTGGGAACTATTAAGGCATGAGTTGCTGTTACGATTTCCCCATTTGGTTTAATAACCTGCCCTAGGCCTCTGGGAATTTCGACTGTTATGACCTCTTTAATTTCTCCCAAGCCTCCAAGATACTTTGAAGCTGCCTCATTATCCAACCACTGACCTTGATCATTTCCAGTACCTCTGGCTCTATCAATTAAGCTTTTCGTATTTTTAGTTCCAGCACCATGAGTAGAGAAAGTATGCCCGAATTGTGGAGTGCTTCTCCAATTAATAACTTTTGTTACTTCGTCACCTTCAGGGCAGTTATGCACC of Deinococcus roseus contains these proteins:
- a CDS encoding putative toxin-antitoxin system toxin component, PIN family; the encoded protein is MSEIPRLIPDINVLLSGLTSTRGPSFDLYRAAQRFEVMLVLSEQHFTELRQVLTYPTVLALGGGITPSDAFGLAVELYRVAEVVVHLEHYDWPSCPDPKDWYLLDLLITSDADGIVTKDKHLLRLSNKLGIPVYEPRQIVKFFEN
- a CDS encoding polymorphic toxin-type HINT domain-containing protein translates to FYVTERSDAEPRPKPEGHSDLSDKWVGAGHLKVGDKLKQADGTLGEVRYVNTIQEARTMYNLEVQEAHTFFVGTQGWLVHNCPEGDEVTKVINWRSTPQFGHTFSTHGAGTKNTKSLIDRARGTGNDQGQWLDNEAASKYLGGLGEIKEVITVEIPRGLGQVIKPNGEIVTATHALIVPSKTGIKTAYPYIPGE